A single window of Salvia splendens isolate huo1 chromosome 6, SspV2, whole genome shotgun sequence DNA harbors:
- the LOC121809953 gene encoding pyrophosphate--fructose 6-phosphate 1-phosphotransferase subunit alpha: protein MDADYGVARELSDLQQLRTLYKPQLPPCLQGTEVRVEFGDATTAADPSGAHTIKKSFPHTYGQRLAHFLRATAKVADAQIITDQPAVRVGVVFCGRQSPGGHNVIWGLYEALKVHNPKSVLLGFLGGSEGLFAKKTLEISDEILATYKNQGGYDLLGRTKDQIRTTEQVNAALNACTALKLDALVIIGGVTSNTDAAQLAETFAERNCSTKVVGIPVTLNGDLKNHFVETNVGFDTICKVNSQLISNVCTDALSAEKYYYFIRLMGRKASQVALECTLQSHPNMVILAEEVDASKLTLSDITKQLCDAVQARAEQDKYHGVVLLPEGLIESIPEVYSLLQEIHGLLRKGVSADNISGQLSPWASALFEFLPPFIKNQLLLHPESDDSAQLSQIETEKLLAHLVEKEMNKRLEEGTYKGKKFNAICHFFGYQARGSLPSKFDCDYAYVLGHIGYHIIAAGLNGYMATVNNLKNPVNKWRCGAAPITAMMTVRRYGQPALYPATVDLRGKAYDLLRQNAAKFLMDDVYRNPGPLQFEGPGADAKPVTLCVEDQDYMGRIKELQEYLEKVRAIVKPGCSQDIVKAALSAMASVTDILSVMTSPSSS, encoded by the exons GGAACAGAGGTTCGTGTGGAGTTTGGTGATGCAACCACAGCTGCAGACCCCTCAGGTGCTCACACCATAAAGAAGTCTTTTCCTCACACTTATGGTCAACGTTTAGCACACTTCCTCAGAGCTACGGCTAAGGTTGCTGATGCTCAAATTATTACCGATCAGCCTGCAGTTAG GGTTGGAGTGGTGTTTTGTGGTAGACAATCTCCTGGAGGACATAATGTAATTTGGGGCCTTTACGAAGCTCTAAAAGTGCACAACCCGAAAAGTGTGTTGCTTGGCTTTTTGG GCGGTTCCGAAGGCTTATTTGCTAAAAAAACTTTAGAGATCAGTGATGAGATTCTTGCAACCTACAAAAACCAAG GTGGTTATGATTTGCTGGGACGGACAAAAGATCAAATTAGAACAACAGAACAAGTCAACGCAGCACTTAATGCATGCACAGCTTTGAAGCTGGATGCGCTTGTCATTATTGGGG GTGTGACATCAAACACGGATGCTGCCCAACTTGCAGAAACATTTGCAGAAAGGAATTGCTCGACAAAG GTTGTTGGTATTCCTGTTACTCTGAATGGAGATCTGAAAAACCATTTTGTTGAGACAAATGTGGGTTTTGACACAATTTGTAAG gttaACTCCCAACTGATCAGCAATGTATGCACTGATGCACTCTCCGCAGAGAAG tattattattttataagacTCATGGGAAGAAAGGCATCTCAAGTTGCATTAGAGTGCACTCTTCAGTCTCATCCCAATATG GTTATTCTTGCCGAAGAGGTGGATGCATCTAAGCTTACACTTTCTGACATCACCAAACAATTATGCGATGCTGTTCAAGCAAGGGCTGAACAAG ATAAATACCATGGTGTAGTTCTCTTGCCCGAGGGGCTCATAGAAAGTATTCCTGAAGTGTATTCTCTGTTGCAG GAAATTCATGGTTTACTCAGGAAAGGTGTCTCTGCTGACAATATTTCTGGTCAACTATCACCATGGGCTTCTGCGTTGTTCGAATTCCTGCCTCCTTTTATTAAGAATCAG CTCCTTCTTCACCCAGAATCGGATGACTCTGCACAGCTTTCTCAG ATTGAGACAGAAAAGCTCTTAGCTCATCTTGttgaaaaggaaatgaataaaCGACTG GAAGAAGGAACATACAAGGGGAAGAAATTCAATGCAATTTGCCATTTCTTTGGCTATCAAGCTCGTGGATCACTGCCTTCCAAATTTGATTGTGACTATGCATAT GTGCTTGGTCACATCGGCTATCACATAATTGCTGCTGGGTTGAATGGTTATATGGCAACCGTTAACAACTTGAAGAACCCCGTGAATAAGTGGCGGTGTGGCGCTGCTCCTATCACG GCTATGATGACCGTGAGGCGGTATGGACAACCAGCCCTCTATCCCGCAACAGTTGATTTGAGGGGCAAGGCCTATGA CTTGCTGAGACAGAACGCGGCCAAGTTCTTGATGGATGACGTCTACAGAAACCCCGGCCCCCTCCAGTTTGAAGGCCCCGGTGCTGATGCTAAGCCCGTGACCCTCTGCGTTGAGGATCAGGATTACATGGGGCGCATCAAGGAACTGCAGGAATACCTCGAGAAGGTGCGAGCCATAGTTAAACCGGGTTGCTCGCAAGATATTGTTAAAGCTGCTCTGTCCGCCATGGCTTCTGTTACCGACATTCTCTCGGTAATGACCTCTCCTTCAAGTTCGTAG